Proteins from a genomic interval of Acidobacteriota bacterium:
- a CDS encoding deaminase, translated as MGKTFIDITMSIDGFVAAEGVDLAHPLGNGGDCIHDWIFKNSDATDRMIVQEMFLSAGAFVMGRRTFDVGEAHWGEDGTFHVPCFVVTHRRRQTFTKGQTSFIFVVDSIRTAIEMAKVAAGDKDVCVMGGASIVQQALEAGVVDEIRIHIASLLLGTGTRLFEDTDSPPLNLVRTRVLSSPTATHLSFRVVGR; from the coding sequence TTGGGCAAAACATTTATCGATATCACCATGTCAATCGATGGCTTTGTCGCTGCGGAGGGGGTCGATCTCGCGCATCCTCTTGGCAACGGTGGAGACTGCATTCACGACTGGATCTTCAAGAATTCGGACGCCACCGATCGAATGATTGTTCAGGAGATGTTCCTGAGTGCGGGAGCGTTCGTTATGGGCAGGCGAACCTTTGACGTCGGGGAAGCGCACTGGGGTGAAGACGGCACCTTCCATGTTCCTTGCTTCGTTGTGACTCACCGGCGACGGCAAACATTCACGAAGGGACAAACGAGCTTTATTTTTGTTGTGGATAGTATCAGGACGGCGATCGAAATGGCGAAAGTGGCTGCGGGCGATAAGGATGTATGTGTAATGGGTGGCGCCAGTATCGTTCAGCAGGCTCTTGAGGCGGGCGTGGTGGATGAGATCCGGATTCACATCGCCAGTCTGCTGCTGGGTACGGGAACCCGGCTTTTCGAAGATACCGATTCCCCGCCATTGAATCTCGTGCGCACCAGGGTTCTCTCCTCTCCTACAGCCACACATTTGAGCTTTCGGGTAGTCGGCCGTTAA
- a CDS encoding antibiotic biosynthesis monooxygenase: protein MVIEYIRYKIADSKQEQFLSDYRLASESLMRSPHCLAYELTRCGEEPDHFVLRLEWDSYEGHLQGFRNSPEFLDFFSHVRLYLTDVEEMHHYEMTDVVGSKEGASASAGE, encoded by the coding sequence ATGGTTATCGAATACATACGGTACAAAATAGCCGATTCGAAGCAGGAACAGTTCCTGTCCGACTACAGGCTCGCCTCAGAGTCCCTGATGAGATCGCCGCACTGCCTTGCCTATGAGTTAACCCGATGCGGTGAAGAGCCCGATCACTTCGTTCTCCGACTTGAGTGGGACTCCTATGAGGGACACCTTCAGGGATTTCGCAACAGTCCGGAATTCTTAGACTTCTTTTCCCATGTGCGCCTGTACCTGACTGACGTCGAGGAAATGCACCATTACGAAATGACCGACGTGGTAGGAAGCAAAGAAGGCGCGAGCGCTTCAGCGGGTGAGTGA